TTGGAACGAGCAGGCTTCAAAGATCTCCATGACAGCACCTTGCACCGTGTCATGGTAGGCACCCATATCATCAGGATCGGCAGACATAATCAGTTCTGCCTGTTCCATGATGGTATTCGTCGCATTTTCTGTCGACTGAACAATGGCTTCCAGCTCAAGCCCGGCTTCTGGAATATGTTTGTCTTTCAGATTGCCTGGCTGCAGACGTCCGATTTCCGTTCTCGTGGTGTCGATGAAATCGGATATCTCGGTCAGCTCTTTGTAGATAGCAGTGTCCACATGGCCAAAGAAGCCCTGCATGGATCCAACCATGATCTCGGCGAGATTCAGGATATCGGGAAGCGTAAGACTATCCGTTTTCATGTCACGGATATGACCCGCAACGTCGTCGAGACGTGATTCAACTGATTTTTCAGGCGCACTCATGGCGTAAAACCGCTGTCGTTTTAAAGAAGGATTAGAAGATTAGAAGTCGCCGATAACCGCGGTGATCTTCGTCTTCAGC
The DNA window shown above is from Parvibaculaceae bacterium PLY_AMNH_Bact1 and carries:
- a CDS encoding protein phosphatase CheZ (Derived by automated computational analysis using gene prediction method: Protein Homology. GO_component: GO:0009288 - bacterial-type flagellum [Evidence IEA]; GO_function: GO:0003824 - catalytic activity [Evidence IEA]; GO_process: GO:0050920 - regulation of chemotaxis [Evidence IEA]); the encoded protein is MSAPEKSVESRLDDVAGHIRDMKTDSLTLPDILNLAEIMVGSMQGFFGHVDTAIYKELTEISDFIDTTRTEIGRLQPGNLKDKHIPEAGLELEAIVQSTENATNTIMEQAELIMSADPDDMGAYHDTVQGAVMEIFEACSFQDITGQRISKVVGTLVHIETKISTLAEALGSALSETIEDEEETAEEKRARELILNGPALEGQGIDQSDVDDILSDGASQDDIDALFD